A DNA window from Helianthus annuus cultivar XRQ/B chromosome 15, HanXRQr2.0-SUNRISE, whole genome shotgun sequence contains the following coding sequences:
- the LOC110911521 gene encoding pectate lyase 2 — protein sequence MEYHYLVLIFTLTFALMVQSNLAWLGKTEKIIADTEDYLDKNANAAATAMEAYNPELLASLTDTDSTRRDLHECHARNPIDKCWRGKADWAENRQALAQCVTGFAKGTTGGAGGEIYTVTCCSDEDATNPTPGTLRYGVTQEKPLWIIFERDMVITLKHTLVVSSDKTIDGRGAKVEIAYGGGITIHGVNNIIVHGINIHDVREMPGFGSRCGCDGDAITVKSSSKIWIDHCSLSKGVDGLIDVTVGSTAVTISNCKFTDHDKAILLGADDKHTEDKAMHVTVAYNKFEGITQRMPRCRFGFFQVVNNDHCGWGIYAIGGSSNPTILSQGNRFCAPNEAHLKQVTMRTNAKEEEWKNWNWRSSDKDVFENGAFFVPSGVDPQLTPEQQEHMIEAAPGCHVPKLTSCAGVLSCVPGQPC from the exons ATGGAGTATCATTATCTTGTTCTCATTTTCACCTTAACATTTGCTCTTATGGTACAATCTAATTTAGCTTGGTTAGGAAAAACTGAAAAGATCATTGCAGATACGGAGGACTACCTCGACAAAAATGCTAATGCGGCCGCGACCGCCATGGAAGCATATAATCCTGAGCTGTTAGC GTCTTTAACAGATACAGATTCGACAAGAAGGGACCTACATGAATGTCACGCAAGGAACCCGATTGATAAGTGTTGGCGGGGCAAAGCCGACTGGGCGGAAAACCGACAAGCGTTAGCCCAATGCGTGACCGGTTTTGCAAAAGGAACTACAGGGGGCGCGGGTGGGGAAATCTATACGGTGACATGTTGTTCTGACGAAGACGCCACAAATCCAACACCAGGGACGTTGCGCTACGGTGTCACCCAAGAGAAGCCTTTGTGGATCATATTTGAAAGAGATATGGTGATTACTTTGAAACACACACTTGTGGTGTCTAGTGACAAAACAATTGATGGTAGAGGTGCAAAAGTTGAGATTGCTTATGGTGGTGGTATCACCATTCATGGTGTCAACAATATCATTGTTCATGGGATTAACATCCATGATGTTAGAGAAATGCCAGGGTTTGGATCAAGATGTGGTTGTGATGGTGATGCTATTACTGTTAAAAGTTCTTCAAAGATATGGATCGACCATTGCTCCCTTAGTAAGGGTGTAGATGGGCTCATTGATGTCACTGTGGGTAGCACGGCTGTAACCATTTCCAATTGCAAATTCACCGATCATGACAAA GCCATATTGCTTGGAGCGGACGACAAGCATACTGAAGATAAAGCAATGCATGTCACGGTCGCATACAACAAGTTTGAAGGAATCACCCAAAGAATGCCTAGATGTCGCTTTGGCTTTTTTCAAGTCGTTAACAACGATCATTGCGGATGGGGGATTTACGCCATTGGTGGTAGTTCGAATCCTACTATTCTCAGCCAAGGCAACCGATTTTGTGCTCCCAATGAAGCTCACCTAAAACAG GTTACAATGAGGACTAATGCCAAAGAGGAAGAGTGGAAGAACTGGAATTGGAGATCATCAGACAAGGATGTATTCGAAAATGGAGCCTTCTTTGTACCATCCGGGGTTGATCCGCAGCTAACCCCTGAACAACAAGAACACATGATTGAAGCTGCACCAGGATGTCACGTTCCGAAACTCACTAGTTGTGCGGGCGTACTCTCATGCGTGCCCGGACAACCTTGTTAA